One window of Cohnella hashimotonis genomic DNA carries:
- a CDS encoding Rpn family recombination-promoting nuclease/putative transposase, whose amino-acid sequence MKLDHDQLFKTLIRTFFKEFMELFFPDVAKEIDFSHTVFLSEEVATDLAGGRKGRVDLLIETRLRGEETLIIIHIEPQSYYEPAFAERMFLYASKLYETHRRRILPIAVFSHGRKRAEPDRFGWSFPFLDVMRFRYLRLQLKHRNWREFVGSANPVAAALLSSLGYNKSESLQVKLAFLRMLIRLELDPARMELLAVFFESYIRLGPDEEELLKLEVDRMKQGEASQVAKIMEWENSWWKQGRADGREEGREAGMAESQRTIAVRMLGKGMAPELIQDLTGLPIDEIERLRAETR is encoded by the coding sequence TTGAAGCTGGATCACGATCAGTTGTTCAAGACGCTCATTCGAACGTTTTTCAAGGAATTCATGGAGCTGTTTTTTCCCGACGTCGCGAAGGAAATCGATTTTTCGCATACGGTGTTTCTGTCGGAGGAGGTCGCGACAGACTTGGCGGGCGGCCGGAAAGGGCGCGTGGATTTGCTGATCGAGACTAGGCTAAGGGGCGAGGAGACGCTAATCATCATCCACATTGAACCGCAATCCTATTATGAGCCGGCATTCGCGGAGCGGATGTTTTTGTACGCATCGAAGCTGTACGAGACGCACCGCAGGCGCATCTTGCCGATCGCGGTGTTCAGCCACGGGCGCAAGCGTGCCGAGCCGGACCGGTTCGGCTGGTCGTTTCCGTTCCTTGACGTCATGCGCTTCCGTTATCTGCGGCTGCAGCTCAAACATCGCAACTGGCGGGAGTTCGTTGGGTCTGCCAATCCCGTCGCTGCTGCGCTGCTCAGCAGTTTGGGCTATAATAAAAGCGAATCGCTGCAGGTCAAGCTGGCATTTTTGCGGATGCTGATCCGGTTGGAGCTCGATCCGGCGCGGATGGAGCTGTTGGCCGTCTTTTTTGAATCGTACATCAGGCTCGGTCCGGACGAGGAAGAGCTGTTGAAACTTGAAGTCGACCGAATGAAGCAAGGGGAGGCGAGTCAAGTGGCCAAGATCATGGAATGGGAAAACAGCTGGTGGAAGCAGGGCAGGGCGGACGGCCGGGAAGAAGGTCGTGAAGCAGGGATGGCCGAGAGCCAGCGCACTATCGCCGTCCGTATGCTCGGCAAAGGAATGGCGCCGGAGCTCATCCAGGATCTGACCGGCTTGCCGATCGACGAGATCGAACGGCTACGCGCCGAGACTAGATAA
- a CDS encoding ABC transporter ATP-binding protein: protein MGASAEQPIIRFERVTKSYDDGETVLKEVSFEIRRGQFYTLLGPSGCGKTTILRLIAGFQEPSSGEIYFDGKVINRVPANERQVNTVFQDYALFPHLDVFENVAFGLRIKRMKQADVENKVLEALRFVNLKGYEKRQITELSGGQRQRVAIARAIVNEPQVLLLDEPLSALDLKLRTEMQYELRELQRRLGITFIFVTHDQEEALAMSDEIFVMKEGTIQQSGTPTDIYDEPINRFVADFIGESNIVAGQMVRDYEVRFAGHTFECVDGGFRPDEPVEIVIRPEDLEITPPESGKLVVKVDSQLFRGVHYEIIGYDDAGNEWMVHSTKRATVGERVGLGFDPEAIHVMRFGETEEEFDRRLLAYEESANER from the coding sequence ATGGGCGCAAGCGCAGAGCAGCCGATCATCCGCTTCGAGCGGGTGACCAAAAGTTACGATGACGGGGAGACCGTCCTGAAGGAAGTGAGCTTCGAGATTCGGCGCGGGCAGTTCTATACGCTGCTCGGGCCGTCGGGCTGCGGCAAAACGACGATTTTGCGGTTGATCGCGGGGTTTCAGGAACCGTCGTCGGGCGAGATTTATTTTGACGGGAAAGTGATCAACCGCGTACCCGCCAACGAGCGCCAGGTGAATACGGTGTTCCAGGACTACGCGCTGTTCCCGCATCTCGATGTGTTCGAGAACGTCGCCTTCGGCCTGCGGATCAAGCGCATGAAGCAGGCGGACGTCGAGAACAAGGTGCTTGAGGCGCTGCGCTTCGTCAACCTGAAGGGCTACGAGAAGCGGCAGATCACCGAGCTGTCCGGCGGCCAGCGGCAGCGGGTGGCGATCGCGCGGGCGATCGTGAACGAGCCGCAGGTGCTGCTGCTGGACGAGCCGCTGTCGGCGCTCGACCTCAAACTGCGCACAGAGATGCAGTACGAGCTGCGCGAGCTGCAGCGACGGCTTGGCATTACGTTCATCTTCGTCACGCACGACCAGGAGGAAGCGCTGGCGATGTCGGACGAGATCTTCGTCATGAAGGAAGGCACGATCCAGCAGAGCGGCACGCCGACGGACATTTACGATGAGCCGATCAACCGCTTCGTGGCCGACTTTATCGGGGAGTCGAATATCGTGGCGGGGCAGATGGTCCGCGACTACGAGGTCCGCTTCGCGGGGCATACGTTCGAGTGCGTGGACGGCGGCTTCCGGCCGGACGAGCCTGTCGAGATCGTCATCCGTCCCGAGGATCTGGAGATTACGCCGCCCGAATCGGGCAAGCTGGTCGTGAAGGTCGATTCGCAGCTGTTCCGCGGGGTACACTACGAGATCATCGGCTACGACGACGCGGGCAACGAGTGGATGGTGCATTCGACGAAGCGAGCGACGGTTGGGGAAAGGGTCGGACTCGGCTTCGATCCGGAGGCGATTCATGTCATGCGCTTCGGCGAGACCGAGGAAGAGTTCGACCGGCGGCTGCTCGCGTACGAGGAGAGCGCCAATGAACGCTAA
- a CDS encoding ABC transporter permease, with translation MNAKRNVYLAPYLAWMALFIVIPIALIVYDSFFDIDGGFTFGNYEKFLTPIYLKMTVSSIWYAFLITVFSLLIAYPAAYALTKMKHKQLWLLLLILPSWVNLLLKVYAFLGIFGTYGFVNGALEALGIGRQQILFTDFSFVFVSVYIFIPFMILPVYNALEDLNPSLVFAARDLGASGWTTFRKVVFPLTLDGVKAGCQAVFIPALSLFMITRLVAGNRVITLGTAIEQHFLVTQDWGMGAAIAVFLIIAMVVIMLLTGTGQAGRVRR, from the coding sequence ATGAACGCTAAGCGCAACGTCTACCTGGCGCCATATCTGGCCTGGATGGCGCTGTTCATCGTCATTCCGATCGCTCTTATTGTCTACGATTCCTTCTTCGACATCGATGGTGGCTTCACGTTCGGCAACTACGAGAAGTTTCTGACGCCGATCTATCTGAAAATGACGGTCAGCTCGATCTGGTACGCCTTCTTGATTACCGTGTTCTCACTGCTGATCGCCTACCCGGCCGCATACGCGCTGACCAAGATGAAGCACAAGCAGCTGTGGCTGCTGCTGCTCATCCTGCCGAGCTGGGTCAATCTGCTGCTAAAGGTGTACGCTTTCCTCGGCATCTTCGGCACGTACGGCTTCGTCAACGGCGCGCTCGAGGCGCTCGGGATCGGCCGCCAACAGATTCTGTTCACCGACTTCAGCTTCGTGTTCGTATCGGTGTACATTTTTATCCCGTTCATGATCCTGCCGGTCTATAATGCGCTCGAGGACCTGAATCCTTCGCTCGTATTCGCGGCGCGGGATCTCGGGGCCTCCGGCTGGACGACGTTCCGCAAGGTCGTCTTCCCGCTCACGCTTGACGGCGTCAAGGCGGGCTGCCAAGCTGTGTTCATCCCTGCGCTGTCGCTGTTCATGATCACGCGGCTCGTGGCGGGCAACCGGGTCATCACGCTCGGCACCGCGATCGAGCAGCACTTTCTGGTCACGCAGGACTGGGGAATGGGCGCGGCCATCGCGGTGTTCCTGATCATCGCCATGGTCGTCATCATGCTGCTCACGGGGACCGGCCAGGCAGGAAGGGTGAGACGATGA
- a CDS encoding ABC transporter permease — protein MRAARRWQSAYLIVVFAVLYAPIAYMIFYSFNSGGTMHGFEGFTLEYYGEVFQDARLLIIVLNTVVIALLSSTISTILGVIGALAIMRTRTRRSRNALLSMNNVLIVSPDVIIGASLLVMFTMAGIRLGFTSVLLSHIAFSVPIVVLMVLPKLQEMSPTLIDAARDLGASGWQVLSRVIVPFIKPGIFAGFFMALTYSLDDFAVTFFVTGNGFSTLSVEIYSRARQGVSLSINALSALIFLFTLLIVLGYYVLNRRSAKRLGTGVPR, from the coding sequence ATGAGGGCGGCAAGACGCTGGCAGTCGGCTTATTTGATCGTCGTGTTCGCGGTTTTGTACGCGCCGATCGCTTACATGATCTTTTACTCGTTCAACAGCGGCGGCACGATGCATGGCTTTGAGGGCTTCACGCTTGAATATTACGGCGAAGTATTTCAGGACGCGCGCCTGCTCATCATCGTGCTGAACACGGTCGTCATCGCGCTGCTGTCGTCGACCATTTCGACGATTCTCGGCGTGATCGGGGCGCTCGCCATCATGCGGACGCGAACGAGGCGTTCGCGCAATGCGCTGCTATCGATGAACAATGTGCTGATCGTCAGTCCGGACGTCATCATCGGCGCGTCGCTGCTCGTCATGTTCACGATGGCCGGCATCCGGCTCGGCTTCACGTCCGTGCTGCTGTCGCACATCGCGTTCAGCGTGCCGATCGTCGTGCTCATGGTGCTGCCCAAGCTGCAGGAGATGAGCCCAACGCTTATCGATGCGGCGCGCGATCTGGGCGCGAGCGGCTGGCAGGTGCTGTCGCGGGTCATCGTGCCGTTTATCAAGCCGGGCATTTTTGCCGGATTTTTCATGGCGCTGACATACTCGCTCGACGACTTCGCCGTCACCTTTTTCGTCACCGGCAACGGCTTCTCCACGCTGTCCGTCGAGATCTACTCGCGCGCGCGGCAGGGCGTCTCTCTGTCGATCAACGCACTGTCGGCGCTTATCTTCCTGTTCACGCTGCTCATCGTGCTCGGCTACTACGTGCTGAACCGGCGCAGCGCGAAGCGACTCGGAACGGGGGTGCCGCGATGA
- a CDS encoding ABC transporter substrate-binding protein gives MNSLVRTFIAVLVIAGGLLIAINRLNSSQGYSGADTLTVYNWGDYIDPDLLDKFKQETGIKVIYQTFDSNEAMMTKIEQGGTTFDIAVPSDYAIGKMREENLLLPIDHAKLPNLANIDARFLNQSFDPGNVYSIPYFWGTVGIVYNPELVGDLKFDSWDDLWDPSLRNNILLVDSAREVIGMGLNSLGYSLNDTNEAHLQEALAKLKKLTPNVKALVGDEIKMLLAGEEAAVGLVWSGDASEIMDENDKLDYVIPKDGSNLWFDNMVVPKTARNLDGALKFMNFMLEPENAAQNAEYVGYATPNAKAIPVLPAEIAEDKRFYPEPALTDKLEVYDNLGKRMLAHYNELFLEFKMHKK, from the coding sequence ATGAACAGCCTGGTCCGGACATTCATCGCCGTCCTCGTCATCGCGGGCGGCCTGCTCATCGCTATCAACAGGCTCAATTCCTCGCAGGGCTACTCGGGCGCGGATACGCTCACCGTATACAACTGGGGCGATTACATCGATCCCGACCTGCTGGACAAGTTCAAGCAAGAGACCGGTATCAAGGTCATCTACCAGACGTTCGACTCGAACGAGGCGATGATGACCAAGATCGAGCAGGGCGGCACGACGTTCGACATCGCGGTCCCGTCCGACTATGCGATCGGCAAGATGCGCGAGGAAAACCTGCTGCTGCCGATCGACCATGCCAAGCTGCCAAACCTTGCGAATATAGACGCCCGTTTCCTGAACCAGTCGTTCGACCCGGGCAACGTTTACTCGATCCCCTACTTCTGGGGAACGGTCGGCATCGTATACAACCCCGAGCTGGTCGGCGACCTGAAGTTCGACAGCTGGGACGATCTGTGGGATCCGTCGCTGCGCAACAACATCCTGCTCGTCGACAGCGCGCGCGAGGTCATCGGGATGGGACTCAACAGCCTCGGCTATTCGCTTAACGATACGAATGAAGCGCATTTGCAGGAGGCGCTCGCCAAGCTCAAGAAGCTGACGCCGAACGTCAAGGCGCTCGTCGGGGACGAGATCAAGATGCTGCTGGCGGGCGAAGAGGCCGCTGTCGGCCTTGTCTGGTCCGGGGACGCCTCGGAGATCATGGACGAGAACGACAAGCTCGACTACGTCATTCCGAAGGACGGCTCGAACCTTTGGTTCGACAACATGGTCGTTCCGAAGACGGCCCGCAACCTGGACGGCGCGCTCAAGTTCATGAACTTCATGCTCGAGCCGGAAAACGCGGCGCAAAACGCCGAGTACGTCGGCTACGCGACTCCCAACGCCAAGGCGATTCCGGTCCTGCCGGCCGAGATCGCGGAGGACAAGCGCTTCTATCCGGAGCCCGCGTTGACGGATAAGCTTGAAGTATACGATAATTTGGGCAAGCGGATGCTCGCGCACTACAACGAGCTGTTCCTCGAATTTAAAATGCACAAAAAGTAA